The nucleotide window GGGCCGATACCCAGCAGATCAGATCTAGCGCTCTAGCTCTACGGGGTGCGTTACCCAGCAGTTTGCTGATGAAGGGCTGTGTCTTGAAGGGCTCAAAGTCGTCGATGTGCTCTCCCGTCCCGATGAAGATGATGGGGCTCTTGGTGGCGGCCACTCTGAGAAAGGTCCACACACGTTTTAACACACAAATCGTACTGATTGATCGATCCCATCCGGGTGTTTTGCAGTGGAGGGGGCGGTCCTTACGCGCTCAGGGCTCCGCCCCCCTTGGCGTGGCCGTCCAGCTTGGTGACGATCACGGACGCGATGTCCACCTTGTCCTTGAAGGCCTTGGCCTGGGCCTCGCAGGCCTGGCCGATGGAGGCGTCCATCACGTACACGATGTTGTCCGGTTGCTATGGGGACGCACACACGCCAGTGTCAGAGACCGTTCATTCAGCCTCTCATTGTGGGGGTATTCACTACCGTGCACAAGTTTGGGGGTCACTTAGAAATATCCTTATTTAGcacccttcttttttttttttcaatgaaaataacattaaattaaTCTGTCATACCGTCTAGACATTGTTAAAGTGGTAAATTACTATTCTGGCTGGAAAATAATCGTTAattaatttatcttcagtgtgtattggccaatctgattagtcttgacacgattgcgattcagcctacgcatagcatgttgtaatgcaagctgctTTGATTATGGCATTGTTCGAAGAAAGTCTTATTTGGACCaaagctttttctctaataaaatattagataagttaattagtAGCAAACTcagatgaatatatatatttttgaaaatcacgcatggaaaagtacataaaaaaaattgttgcatcaagatgcatcgataatcgttttagaatcgaatcgttgacctcataatcggaatcgaatcgtgaggtgccaagagattcccacccctactgGAAAGGGCTTGATCTTTTATGGAATATATTCTTAGGtgtacagaggcccatttccagcaaccaACACTCCTGTGATCTAATGGTACATTGTGTAGCTGatcgtgttaaaaggctaattgatgattagaaaacccGTGTGCAATTTTGTAAGCACAGCTTAAAACTGTTGAATAAAAGTGTGAGTTTTCATTGAAAACATGAAATAGTCGGGTTGAGCCCAAATATTTGAACGGTAGTGTACATCTGACTTTTGTACAGTCTTTGTTGGTTGATTGGTAGAACAGCTGGTGAAATGAGGTGTTGTCTCCAACTTACCACGGCGTTGGACACCTGCAACATTTCCTCAAACAGCGAGTCCTCCTGCTTGTGCCGGCCACTGGTGTCCACGATGATGATCTCAAAGTTCTCCGACTTGAACTTCTCCACACCCTCTGCCGCGATGACCACCGGGTCCATCTCCGTGTAGCTAAGGGGACACCCCGTTAcacaagtgagtgagtgagtgtgtatgtgactgagtgagtgagtgagtctaagagtgtttgtgtgtgtgtgtcggcgagtttgagtgagtgagtgagtgagtgagtctgagagtgtgtgtgtgtctgagagagtgtgtgtgtcggcgagagggtgtgagtgagtgagtgagcttACCTCCCGTAGAAGGGAATTCTGGCTTTGGTAGCGTTCTGTTTGAGCTGATCAAAGGCCCCTGAGAACAGAGACAAGATTCACTGAACAACAGTCCACGGTGGGTCTGCTTAACGTGAGAATCGGGACGGGTTCATACAGCAGCGCTTACCGGCTCTGAAGGTGTCGGCACAGATGAGGCACGTCTTCCACCCCTTCCTCTGGTAGTAGTAGGCCAgctagacaacaacaacaacaacatctagtTACTACCTCTGGTAGGAGAGCAGCTAGACCACAACATCTAGTTACTACCTCTGGTAGGAGAGCAGctagacaacaacaacatctagtTACTACCTCAGGTAGGAGAGCAgctagacaacaacaacaacatctagtTACTACCTCTGGTAGGAGAGCAgctagacaacaacaacaacatctagtTACTACCTCTGGTAGGAGGCCAGCTAGACCACAACATCTAGTTACTACCTCTGGTAGGAGGCCAGCTAGACAACAACATCTAGTTACTACCTCTGGTAGGAGGCCAGCTAGACAACAACATCTAGTTACTACCTCAGGTAGGAGAGCAGCTAGACAACAACATTTAGTTACTACCTCTGGTAGGAGGCCAGCTAGACAACAACATCTAGTTACTACCTCTGGTAGGAGAGCAGCTAGACAACAACATCTAGTTACTACTTCTGGTAGGAGGCCAGCTGGACAACAGCAGGACTATGCTTAGTAGAACTAGTAGTCGTAGTAGGCACTCGTCGAGGTAAGACAGGTTGAGGTAGAACTAAGCTAAGTAGGACTAGTCATAGGTATGGATGGGGATCTAAACCCGGTTATATCAAGGACCCGGTTCCACTTTTTTCAAAAGCCGAAAATCATTAACGTTTGGGCTTATCGATATCACTGTCGAGTCCCGtcgttcatttattattatttttgtaacaTAATGTTGTGTCCCTCGAGTCGCGTCACGTCATTTtaatcaaatcaatccaatcactgcagcgtgtccaccaatgtttttgaatggaattgtaagCAAACAGGTATTACAAGTAAAACAAGTGAAGTCAATTGTGAAATCGGTGTTGTAATCAGCAGCATACAAGCtagttatcttaaaaagtaaataaacgttcagatgtgctgcgtgataatgtgttgaggttggctcAGTAAAGCGACTGTTGGTTatcatgatgcgttcaaatgtaacATAAATAAACTGTAAATTAAGTTTTTGGTGAGAAACATTAGTAATACTGTATAACTCATGTTTCTGTATTACTAACACAGTTGTATAGTGCTCTAATCATTTTAGTTTATATAACTAAAACTACTGATTTATTAAGGATTACATCTTTAATTTAAAATGCAAgtatttatttcctaaatattttcctcatcactaaaaacgcttcgtatttccaccaattaatagaaaagtatcgataGTGTTATCGATAAATACTGGGATCGTTAAggagtatcgaaaatggtatcgatatcaataaatattaatgatccccatccctagtCATAGGTTACCTTGGAGCAGGTGGTGGTTTTCCCGCTGCCCTGCAATCCGACAAACATGATGACGTTGTTCTTCCCTTTGGTTGGAGTCCAGGCCTTCACACCAGGGTCcaccagctacacacacacacacacacacacacacacacacacacacacacacacacacacacacacacacacacacacacacacacacacacacacacacacacacacacacacacacacacatgacacatcgCCGTCTTGCTAGCATTCCACCTGAGCGGAAACTGTGTGGTCTGTAGGGCAGTAGGACTGTGTGGTCGGTAGGCTAGTCCAACTCTGTGTTTTGAAGGGCAGTTGGACTCTCTGGTCTGTAAGCTAGTCGACTGTGGTCTGTAGGTCAGTAGAACTCTGTAGGTCAGTAGGCAGGTAGAACTTCGTGCTAAATGCTGCAAGTCAGTAGGTCATTCGGACTATGACGGTTTGCTCACCTTGACCAGCTCCTTAAAGACTGAGTGCTGAATCATCCTCCTCTTGTTCAGTCCTGATGCCATCTCCTCCAGGTCTATGGCCGACCTGAAAGGGACAAAACACACGCAGAGatgaagagcgagagaaagggcaCTACACATAATGGATTTACAGCTCTGCGTACAGCAGGTTCGCCAAGATCTACTCCTCAACTCGGAGACACGACGAGACACCTGTGTTTCTCTTCCACGCACGTTAAGGTGTACCCCAGGGGGCAATACCGCGTTTACAAATCGAACCGCCAGATCAAGCCTGCTCCATTGAAACGCAGTTTATCCACGTGAAACACATTCCAAAATAATCGGTCAGATGTACTTTGTAATGCGGTTGTTGTATCGCTTCCAGCTTGATTTCCCCGGCCGCAACCATTGTATCGTCGTGTCCGGCTGCGggtctgtggtgtgtgggttgtgGCGCGTGTGTTGGACTCACTTGACGTTCTCTCTGAGCTGTTTGACCAGCTTGATGTTGACATCAGCCTCCAGGAGGGCGGCACACACCTCCTTCAGCATGGCATTaagtacctacacacacacacacatacatacatacacgcacacgcagcttAGCCTGGAGTGCAATACCTTAACACACACCTCCGCTTGGGAGTATGAAGCATCTGAACGGAGAGACCTCCTGACCCCAGTGGAGACCAGAGGGGCTTCTGTTCCGTCTCTCAGTAGAACAGAGAGCAAGCTATCCACGATCACCAAAACATCGTTTGTATTGGTTCGATCACCGCTACCACCTCGTTGATTAAGTACCAGTCTCGGGTACGTACCTCTTCATTGATGATGGTGGCATTGCTGAGAGACCTCAGCGCCGAGGTGATTTTTCTACCGAGATCTGCTAACACCATCTTGACTGTCTGCTCAACAAAACCAGAAACAGACCGATCAGACACCAGTTGTAGAACGATATAGAAACATTTTAGCTCATTGCGTCACATAAAAAACAAGAGCGCCGCGGACCTGGTGTGGACCCGCTGGGCGAGGCGCGGAGGAAGATGACCGCGACGCGTGGAGCctgaacacaacaacaaatattATAGAATAACACAATACTTCATCAGTGGATGGTCCCAGGCAAACCAGAGACATGACGAAGTATTACAGAATAACACAATACTTCAACGGACAGGCATCTTGGAGTTAGACCGTGGCCGCTTAACTCGTGTTTTACCTTCAAACATCAGATATTGCTGTACTTTGGAAAGGGAGGACATTTCGTGGAGCACTGGTAGAAACTAGTTAGCTGTTGTGCTAGTTAGCCTTGATCGAAACTAGCTCAGAAGCTAACTCTCGCTTAAACAATGTCCCGAGACAAGCAGGGGTTGCCGTGGCTGATTAAACCTTTTATACCTTTGACGATGACTCCGTTATTCTGGTTAAATAAAGTCAGTTTCCTAGTTCTTCTTTGGTGTGTAGTCCGCGATGTTCACCAGCTGTGGTATAAACCAGTCAAGACGTCACCACATTACACGACCCGGAAATAACTTCCTTAATGACCCCGGAGGAAGTCCCTGATGCTGCGTTCACGTCCTGTCGGAGTTACCGGAATCACTAATAAACGCTGCATTTCAACAACCGTACAATTCTGTGACTTAAAGTCAAATCATCCATTTATTTATCCTGCCatctatttacacacacacacaagtttgtaTTAATAAAGGTACGTgacaaaatataaatgaataagaAAACAGTCCTCTGTTTGAGTGCCGAACACGTTGATCTCGCGAGGTTCACACGCGGGCTCTCGGGGAAACACGCACTGCCGTCCATCTGTCACAGAAATGAACTTTTCCGCAGCAAAAAATGAAATTAAGAACTTGCTCTCCACAGTTCTGCCAACCGATCTTTCACGGGTCATTGATTGGATGAAAAACTCAGGTATAGGTCGATGAACGGTTCATTCACAACAGTATTATTGTCCAACAACATGTTGTATTGCTCTGATAGGACGAGAGCAACAATCCTCTCTACCAAATAATTTGTGAATAATTCTATGTATTACAATAAGCAGGTCCAGCAATTAAAACGTATGTCTGTAAAATAATAATGAGCGCTACAGCTGTTGATAAGTTTCAGCAGCATAATCTGACTGCTTCACCAGCCCCTCCCAGTAACCCCTcccagtagctcaggaggtgaaggaggtattattattatcctctaTCCTCTATTCCAGAGGTTCTGCAACTCATTAATCTCGAGCCCCATGTGATAATTTCAGTGTGTCTGCAAGACCCAGCCAAACTCAAAACAGAGAACTCCTTTAGCAACAAGTGGTTTCCGTCCCTGTACGTCATAATACCACCGCCCGGGGGTCTC belongs to Gadus chalcogrammus isolate NIFS_2021 chromosome 5, NIFS_Gcha_1.0, whole genome shotgun sequence and includes:
- the srp54 gene encoding signal recognition particle subunit SRP54, producing MVLADLGRKITSALRSLSNATIINEEVLNAMLKEVCAALLEADVNIKLVKQLRENVKSAIDLEEMASGLNKRRMIQHSVFKELVKLVDPGVKAWTPTKGKNNVIMFVGLQGSGKTTTCSKLAYYYQRKGWKTCLICADTFRAGAFDQLKQNATKARIPFYGSYTEMDPVVIAAEGVEKFKSENFEIIIVDTSGRHKQEDSLFEEMLQVSNAVQPDNIVYVMDASIGQACEAQAKAFKDKVDIASVIVTKLDGHAKGGGALSAVAATKSPIIFIGTGEHIDDFEPFKTQPFISKLLGMGDIEGLIDKVNELKLDDNEELIDKLKHGQFTLRDMYEQFQNIMKMGPFGQIMGMIPGFGTDFMSKGNEQESMARLKKLMTIMDSMNDQELDNKDGAKLFSKAPNRIQRVARGAGVAPRDVQELLTQYTKFAQMVKKMGGIKGLFKGGDMSKNVNPSQMAKLNQQMAKMMDPRVLHHMGGMAGLQSMMRQFQQGAAGNMKGMMGFNNM